The following are encoded together in the Gordonia insulae genome:
- a CDS encoding MCE family protein: MLSKAVRIQLIVFVVVGLVALVYVGAKYARLDRLAGVGQYTVTASMKESGGIFTNAEVTYQGVPVGRVGALTLTKDGVDVALELNSGGPEIPASAVAVVANRSAIGEQYVDLQPTSSEGPFLSDGSVITKTSVPPPLEDVVASAIDFTSSIPIDDLHTVITELGKAFNGQGENVTRLVDSLSKLSRSGYDSLDQTISLIQNSNVVLATQADQSDAILSWSRNLDLITATLAASDPDLRRLLTTGTASATQISALLQQYGGDISTVVKQLAGTLRTIEPTSFATAPTFAMLSALSAGSHAPAPGDGQIHFGVVLETNNPAACTRGYESTNAMIREMKRKDPSFDIHYDEFPFNTNAKCSVPVGNPTGVRSADRAAYANPEFKQPWDSIPKKDPDRLNLNPLAQQLAALMGVHPQ, translated from the coding sequence ATGTTGTCGAAGGCTGTGCGGATTCAGTTGATCGTCTTCGTCGTTGTCGGGCTGGTCGCCCTCGTCTATGTGGGCGCCAAGTACGCCCGACTCGACCGGCTGGCCGGCGTCGGCCAGTACACCGTGACGGCGTCGATGAAGGAGTCCGGTGGCATTTTCACCAATGCCGAGGTGACGTATCAGGGTGTGCCGGTGGGTCGGGTGGGTGCGTTGACGCTGACGAAGGATGGCGTTGATGTGGCGCTCGAGTTGAATTCGGGTGGTCCGGAGATTCCGGCGTCGGCGGTTGCGGTGGTGGCGAATCGGTCGGCGATCGGTGAGCAGTATGTGGATTTGCAGCCGACGTCGTCGGAGGGTCCGTTTTTGTCGGATGGGTCGGTGATCACGAAGACGTCGGTGCCGCCGCCGTTGGAGGATGTGGTGGCGTCGGCGATTGATTTCACGTCGTCGATTCCGATTGATGATCTGCATACGGTGATCACGGAGTTGGGTAAGGCGTTCAATGGTCAGGGTGAGAATGTGACCCGGCTGGTGGATTCGTTGTCGAAGTTGTCGCGGTCGGGGTATGACTCGTTGGATCAGACGATTTCGTTGATTCAGAATTCGAATGTGGTGTTGGCGACGCAGGCGGATCAGTCGGATGCGATTTTGTCGTGGTCGCGGAATCTGGATCTGATCACGGCGACGTTGGCGGCTTCGGATCCGGATTTGCGGCGGTTGTTGACGACGGGGACGGCGTCGGCGACGCAGATCTCGGCGTTGCTGCAGCAGTACGGCGGCGACATCTCGACCGTCGTCAAACAGCTCGCCGGCACACTGCGGACGATCGAACCCACCTCGTTCGCCACGGCCCCGACCTTCGCGATGCTCTCCGCACTGTCGGCGGGCAGCCACGCGCCGGCGCCCGGCGACGGGCAGATCCATTTCGGTGTGGTGCTGGAGACGAACAATCCGGCGGCCTGTACACGTGGCTATGAGAGTACGAACGCGATGATCCGGGAGATGAAGCGCAAGGACCCGTCGTTCGACATCCATTACGACGAGTTCCCGTTCAACACCAATGCGAAATGCTCGGTGCCCGTCGGCAACCCGACCGGCGTGCGCAGCGCAGACCGGGCGGCCTACGCGAACCCCGAGTTCAAGCAGCCCTGGGACAGCATCCCCAAGAAGGATCCGGACAGGCTCAACCTGAACCCCCTGGCGCAGCAGCTCGCGGCGTTGATGGGTGTCCACCCGCAGTGA
- a CDS encoding MCE family protein, whose protein sequence is MTTAPDLTRTSGPGRWFTPRHIVMTVIGLILALIIGGVLWWAFSLMGTTKINATFGRSVGIYPGSDVRVLGVPVGKVDSVTPQGETVKVTMTVDRGIDLPADVRAVQIIPSVVADRYVQLTPAYTGGPKAPRDINLSLDQTMVPVEVDQIYSSVQKLSESLGPEGANKNGAVSDVIATGADNLRGNGAKLGEAIEQLSKATTTLSDSRNNIVDTVKNLDVFVGALRENDSQVRQFNTQMASFNQFLAGERTQLSAALNKLSIALGDVATFVEDNRDQLGQTVKDLQPTTKALFDTKDHLKEILTVLPVTINNLINAYDAESGTLAMRLTIPDLQDLIGAQCRLLDLGTLLPGNPQATQFSTTLRPLISQCEDLGQQITKGVLEPLLPVLPFGIMSNNKLQRYPSPGTSQGNPDPELETGPSSTPKRPSTTPTRPSARPGTGGN, encoded by the coding sequence ATGACCACAGCACCCGACCTCACCCGCACCTCCGGACCGGGCCGGTGGTTCACCCCGCGTCACATCGTGATGACCGTGATCGGGCTCATCCTCGCCCTGATCATCGGTGGCGTCCTGTGGTGGGCGTTCTCGTTGATGGGGACCACCAAGATCAACGCGACGTTCGGCCGCAGTGTCGGCATCTACCCGGGCTCCGACGTCCGGGTTCTCGGTGTGCCGGTGGGCAAGGTCGACTCGGTGACCCCGCAGGGGGAGACCGTCAAGGTGACCATGACCGTCGACCGCGGTATCGATCTGCCGGCCGATGTCCGTGCCGTGCAGATCATCCCGTCGGTCGTCGCCGACCGCTACGTGCAGCTGACCCCCGCCTACACCGGTGGCCCCAAGGCGCCGCGTGACATCAACCTCTCGCTGGACCAGACGATGGTCCCGGTGGAGGTCGACCAGATCTATTCGAGTGTGCAGAAGCTGTCCGAGTCGCTCGGGCCGGAGGGTGCCAACAAGAACGGTGCGGTCAGCGATGTCATCGCTACCGGCGCCGACAACCTCCGCGGCAACGGCGCCAAGCTGGGGGAGGCCATCGAGCAGCTCTCCAAGGCGACCACCACGCTGAGCGACTCGCGCAATAACATCGTCGACACCGTCAAGAACCTCGACGTGTTCGTCGGGGCGTTGCGGGAGAACGATTCCCAGGTGCGTCAGTTCAACACCCAGATGGCCTCGTTCAACCAGTTCCTCGCCGGCGAGCGGACGCAGCTGTCGGCGGCGCTGAACAAGTTGTCCATCGCGCTCGGTGACGTCGCGACCTTCGTCGAGGACAACCGCGACCAGCTCGGTCAGACCGTGAAGGATCTGCAGCCGACGACGAAGGCGCTGTTCGACACCAAGGATCATCTGAAGGAGATCCTCACCGTCCTGCCGGTCACCATCAACAACCTGATCAACGCCTACGATGCCGAGTCCGGCACGTTGGCCATGCGGTTGACGATCCCGGATCTGCAGGATCTGATCGGTGCGCAGTGTCGTCTGCTCGATCTCGGAACGCTGCTCCCGGGCAACCCGCAGGCCACCCAGTTCAGCACCACGCTGCGGCCGCTGATCAGCCAATGTGAGGACCTCGGCCAGCAGATCACCAAGGGTGTCCTCGAGCCACTGCTGCCGGTGCTGCCGTTCGGCATCATGAGCAACAACAAGCTCCAGCGGTACCCGTCGCCCGGCACCAGCCAGGGCAACCCGGACCCGGAGCTCGAGACCGGGCCGAGCTCGACGCCCAAGCGGCCGTCGACCACGCCCACCCGGCCTTCCGCACGACCTGGGACGGGTGGGAACTGA
- a CDS encoding MCE family protein — MSMIRRRLLGLAFFLVVALFLAVTIMKFNDEFTSFTDVTLKTDSTGNALPANADVKARGVIVGEVRDVEPAPDGTVAVTLGLSPDMADKLPENTTARILPKTLFGERYVALQVPTDDPSGETLASGGTIYTDQSGNAKEVQDLFDKLLPVLEAIPPQDLNVTLTSLSQALSGRGDQLNVTFRELNTIFGRFNDNMPELQGTLRGLASFSQTYSEALPDVIDALDNLRTTNKTIVERQGDLRTLIATVGVAATDTTAFLKQNRTDLIDLAVDSEPFLVGLAKQSPTFVCTFRNFAGLIPESRKIVGEGTANPGVRVNLQFVNPRGRYLPNQDEPRLLDTDPPAVCYEPAKNGRPFPQYPGGGLADGSYQPPSRNPGPRTMPTLPQPQFSATPVGSIQANPFDDPDYVKQLKVIYGGANGTDPEKVPTWVTTIGGASLQGAQVTIR; from the coding sequence ATGTCGATGATCCGTCGCCGGCTGCTCGGGCTGGCGTTCTTCCTCGTGGTCGCACTGTTCCTCGCAGTCACCATCATGAAGTTCAACGATGAGTTCACATCGTTCACCGACGTCACCCTCAAGACCGACTCCACCGGCAACGCCCTGCCCGCCAACGCCGACGTCAAGGCGCGCGGCGTCATCGTCGGCGAGGTCCGCGACGTCGAGCCCGCGCCCGACGGCACCGTCGCGGTCACGCTGGGGCTGAGCCCCGACATGGCGGACAAGTTGCCGGAGAACACTACCGCGCGCATCCTGCCGAAGACGTTGTTCGGTGAGCGCTATGTGGCCCTGCAGGTTCCGACCGACGATCCGTCGGGGGAGACGCTCGCGTCCGGCGGCACGATCTACACCGACCAGAGCGGCAACGCGAAAGAGGTCCAGGACCTCTTCGACAAGCTGCTGCCGGTGCTCGAGGCGATCCCGCCACAGGACCTCAATGTCACCCTGACCTCGTTGTCGCAGGCGCTGTCGGGTCGTGGCGACCAGCTCAACGTCACCTTCCGCGAGCTCAACACGATCTTCGGCCGGTTCAACGACAACATGCCGGAGCTGCAGGGGACGCTGCGCGGTCTGGCCAGCTTCTCGCAGACCTACTCCGAGGCGTTGCCCGACGTCATCGACGCTCTGGACAACCTGCGCACGACGAACAAGACCATCGTCGAGCGGCAGGGTGATCTGCGCACGCTGATCGCGACCGTCGGGGTCGCGGCCACCGACACCACCGCGTTCCTGAAGCAGAACCGGACCGACCTGATCGATCTCGCGGTCGATTCGGAGCCGTTCCTGGTGGGTCTGGCCAAGCAGTCGCCGACCTTCGTGTGCACCTTCCGCAACTTCGCCGGACTCATCCCCGAGTCCCGCAAGATCGTCGGCGAGGGCACCGCGAATCCCGGTGTGCGCGTGAACCTCCAGTTCGTCAACCCGCGTGGGCGTTACCTGCCCAACCAGGACGAGCCGCGACTGCTCGACACCGATCCGCCTGCCGTCTGCTACGAACCCGCCAAGAACGGGCGCCCGTTCCCGCAGTACCCGGGCGGTGGACTCGCCGACGGCTCGTATCAGCCGCCGTCGCGCAACCCCGGTCCGCGGACGATGCCGACCCTGCCGCAGCCGCAGTTCTCGGCCACCCCGGTGGGCTCGATCCAGGCGAATCCGTTCGACGATCCGGACTATGTGAAACAGCTCAAGGTCATCTACGGCGGTGCCAACGGCACCGACCCGGAGAAGGTGCCGACGTGGGTCACCACCATCGGCGGCGCATCGTTGCAGGGAGCGCAGGTCACCATCCGATGA
- a CDS encoding MCE family protein, which produces MRNAARADQGKSAEEPAPQANPHRRFGGRRSPVSIGAIGILVLLMMAVSAFYLNSLPLVGAAARYTAKFTEAAGLKPGAEVRVAGVKVGEVDGVSLDGNRVDVKFRVTNTWIGDQTQASIQIKTILGQKYLALNPRGSEPADPDVALTDTVSPYDVVEAFSDAADQIDDLNTDQLASSMETLSEAFSGTAGDIGPSLDGLSRLSATIASRDQEVQRLLAATKSTSKILADRNEEFVRLIAGAGQLLDELNNRQQAISTLLASTTSLSSSLSGIVRDNQAQIGPALDSLQQVNELLTAQNQNLRQTITYMAPFYRLYANVLGNGRWFESVVTNLLPPALPQQNTTRPPNKQKLQNNGGTEAG; this is translated from the coding sequence ATCCGGAACGCCGCCCGCGCCGACCAGGGCAAGTCCGCGGAAGAGCCTGCGCCCCAGGCCAATCCGCACCGACGGTTCGGTGGACGCCGCAGCCCGGTGAGCATCGGCGCCATCGGCATCCTGGTGCTCCTGATGATGGCGGTGTCGGCGTTCTATCTGAACTCGCTGCCGCTCGTCGGGGCGGCCGCGCGCTACACCGCGAAGTTCACCGAGGCGGCCGGTCTCAAGCCGGGCGCCGAGGTCCGCGTCGCGGGCGTGAAGGTCGGTGAGGTCGACGGGGTGTCCCTCGACGGTAACCGCGTCGACGTCAAGTTCCGGGTCACCAACACCTGGATCGGTGACCAGACGCAGGCGTCCATCCAGATCAAGACGATCCTCGGCCAGAAGTACCTGGCGCTGAACCCGCGGGGCAGTGAGCCCGCCGACCCCGACGTCGCGCTGACCGACACGGTCTCGCCCTACGACGTCGTCGAGGCGTTCTCCGATGCCGCCGACCAGATCGACGATCTCAACACCGACCAGCTCGCGTCGTCGATGGAAACCCTGTCGGAGGCCTTCTCCGGCACCGCGGGTGACATCGGGCCGTCGTTGGACGGTTTGTCGCGACTGTCGGCGACCATCGCCAGCCGCGACCAGGAGGTGCAGCGACTCCTCGCGGCGACCAAGTCGACGTCGAAGATCCTGGCCGACCGCAACGAGGAGTTCGTCCGCCTCATCGCCGGTGCCGGTCAGTTGCTCGACGAACTGAACAACCGCCAGCAGGCCATCTCCACACTGCTCGCGAGCACCACGTCGCTCTCGAGCTCACTGTCGGGGATCGTGCGTGACAACCAGGCACAGATCGGGCCCGCTCTGGACTCGCTGCAGCAGGTCAACGAGCTGCTCACCGCGCAGAACCAGAATCTGCGGCAGACGATCACCTACATGGCGCCGTTCTATCGGCTCTACGCCAACGTGCTCGGTAACGGCCGCTGGTTCGAGTCGGTGGTGACCAACCTGCTGCCGCCCGCGTTGCCGCAGCAGAACACCACGCGTCCGCCCAACAAGCAGAAGCTCCAGAACAACGGTGGAACGGAGGCCGGCTGA
- a CDS encoding MCE family protein: MKSLTGPLIKLIIFAVVTVVATSLLGLTIANAGGDGDSDFKAVFSDAALLNKGDDVRIAGVRVGQVSNVEVYNRNQALVSFNVNRDRLPDGTQIYIRYRNLTGLRYLALEKGAGDPDQTVGTGHTFGTDPQNPDTHPAVNLTELFNGFKPLFRELSASDVNKLSEQIIKVFQGESGTISQLVSSTADLTNAIADKDKVIGTLITNLTTVLDTVNRNDAQFTALLDNTEQLVTGLAAQRGSVGSAISSVSNLTAVTASILGPTRPAIQGDIAGLKSLADQINARDDDVTKILTNLPVKLQKIGRAATFGSWFQFYLCGIDVVAGNGKSTMLSQPLIPLPDINHVLYTSAATRCWKDERPGG; encoded by the coding sequence ATGAAATCCCTCACCGGACCACTGATCAAGCTGATCATCTTCGCGGTGGTCACCGTGGTCGCGACCAGCCTGCTCGGGCTGACGATCGCCAACGCCGGCGGCGACGGCGACAGCGACTTCAAGGCGGTGTTCTCTGATGCCGCGCTGCTGAACAAGGGCGACGATGTCCGGATCGCGGGCGTCCGCGTCGGGCAGGTCTCCAATGTCGAGGTCTACAACCGGAATCAGGCGCTGGTCTCGTTCAACGTCAACCGTGACCGGCTGCCCGACGGCACCCAGATCTACATTCGCTACCGCAACCTGACCGGCCTGCGCTATCTCGCGCTGGAGAAGGGCGCCGGCGATCCCGATCAGACGGTGGGCACCGGACACACCTTCGGCACCGACCCGCAGAACCCGGACACCCACCCGGCGGTGAACCTGACCGAGTTGTTCAACGGCTTCAAGCCGCTGTTCCGCGAGTTGTCCGCGTCCGACGTGAACAAGCTGTCCGAGCAGATCATCAAGGTCTTCCAGGGCGAGAGCGGGACCATCTCGCAGCTGGTCAGCAGTACCGCCGACCTCACCAACGCGATCGCCGACAAGGACAAGGTGATCGGCACGCTGATCACCAACCTGACCACGGTGCTCGACACGGTCAACCGCAACGACGCGCAGTTCACCGCGCTTCTCGACAACACCGAGCAGTTGGTGACCGGACTTGCCGCGCAACGCGGTTCGGTGGGCTCGGCGATCAGCTCGGTGTCCAACCTGACCGCGGTGACCGCGTCGATCCTCGGACCGACCCGGCCCGCCATCCAGGGCGACATCGCCGGACTGAAGTCGCTGGCCGACCAGATCAACGCCCGCGACGACGACGTCACGAAGATCCTGACGAACCTGCCGGTCAAGCTGCAGAAGATCGGCCGCGCGGCGACGTTCGGTTCGTGGTTCCAGTTCTACCTGTGCGGCATCGACGTGGTCGCCGGCAACGGGAAGTCGACCATGCTGTCGCAGCCCCTGATCCCGTTGCCCGACATCAACCATGTGCTCTACACCAGCGCGGCAACCCGCTGCTGGAAAGACGAGAGGCCGGGGGGCTGA
- a CDS encoding conjugal transfer protein produces the protein MTSSSTSTSSTPDRDTKNIVALSLAVIAVIVAAICAVWFGYQGYQAYFVQKPIQDARDGAVNGAEQAIINVTTVDPEDTADWKRRVDGSLTGKAREQITSQDVSNLNSMITQAGPQAATLTSRLIRSAPSEVDADDGSAKVLVYVAATSKRENEAGVTQTMGFSVSMTKDGDNWKASDIVPLDSLAYQDPGTAAAVPGGGGASSPAPSAPAPSTPGGGN, from the coding sequence ATGACAAGCAGCAGCACATCCACCTCTTCGACTCCGGACCGCGACACCAAGAACATCGTCGCGCTCTCGCTGGCGGTGATCGCGGTGATCGTCGCCGCGATCTGCGCGGTCTGGTTCGGATACCAGGGCTATCAGGCCTACTTCGTGCAGAAGCCGATCCAGGACGCCCGCGACGGCGCGGTGAACGGCGCCGAACAGGCCATTATCAACGTCACGACCGTGGATCCCGAGGACACCGCGGACTGGAAGCGCCGGGTGGACGGCTCGCTGACCGGGAAGGCTCGTGAGCAGATCACCAGCCAGGACGTCAGCAATCTCAATTCGATGATCACGCAGGCGGGCCCGCAGGCCGCGACGCTGACGTCCCGGTTGATCCGGAGTGCGCCGTCCGAGGTCGACGCCGACGACGGGTCCGCGAAGGTGCTCGTCTACGTCGCCGCGACGTCCAAGCGTGAGAACGAGGCCGGGGTGACCCAGACGATGGGCTTCTCGGTGTCGATGACCAAGGACGGCGACAACTGGAAGGCGAGCGACATCGTGCCGCTGGACTCCCTCGCCTACCAGGATCCGGGGACGGCGGCAGCGGTGCCCGGCGGGGGCGGCGCGAGTTCGCCCGCGCCCTCGGCTCCTGCGCCGTCGACTCCCGGGGGAGGTAACTGA
- the rpoB gene encoding DNA-directed RNA polymerase subunit beta, which yields MALDRQSTSTIPGAPRRASFAKISEPLEVPGLLDLQLDSFEWLVGSPEWRAKAIARGDDNPTGGLEDILHELSPIEDFSGSMSLSFSDPHFDEVKASVEECKDKDMTYAAPLFVTAEFINNNTGEIKSQTVFMGDFPIMTDKGSFIINGTERVVVSQLVRSPGVYFDSNIDKTTEKTLHTVKVIPGRGAWLEFDVDKRDTVGVRIDRKRRQPVTVLLKALGWTNEEITERFGFSEIMMSTLEKDNTANQDEALLEVYRKLRPGEPPTKESAENLLENLFFKEKRYDLARVGRYKVNKKLGLTANPMVGDSVLTREDIVATVEYLVRLHEADPHVTSYMTVPGGVEVPVEVDDIDHFGNRRLRTVGELIQNQIRVGLSRMERVVRERMTTQDVEAITPQTLINIRPVVAAIKEFFGTSQLSQFMDQNNPLSGLTHKRRLSALGPGGLSRERAGLEVRDVHPSHYGRMCPIETPEGPNIGLIGSLSVYARVNPFGFIETPYRKVVEGVVTDDVQYLTADEEDRYLVAQANTNYALDGRITDDRVLVRKKGSEVEFVGANEVDYLDVSPRQMVSVATAMIPFLEHDDANRALMGANMQRQAVPLVRNESPLVGTGMELRAAVDAGDVVVSGKTGVVEEVSADYITVMADDGTRDTYRMRKFARSNHGTCANQRPIVDEGQRVETGQVLADGPCTENGEMALGKNLLVAIMPWEGHNYEDAIILSQRLVEEDVLTSIHIEEHEIDARDTKLGAEEITRDIPNVSDEVLADLDERGIVRIGAEVRDGDILVGKVTPKGETELTPEERLLRAIFGEKAREVRDTSLKVPHGETGKVIGVRVFSRDDDDDLAPGVNELVRVYVAQKRKIQDGDKLAGRHGNKGVIGKILPAEDMPFLPDGTPVDIILNTHGVPRRMNIGQILETHLGWVAKAGWNINVASGVPDWASKLPEDMYSAEPNTNTATPVFDGAREEELTGLLSSTLPNRDGDVMVNGDGKATLFDGRSGEPFPYPVSVGYMYIIKLHHLVDDKIHARSTGPYSMITQQPLGGKAQFGGQRFGEMECWAMQAYGAAYTLQELLTIKSDDVVGRVKVYEAIVKGENIPEPGIPESFKVLLKELQSLCLNVEVLSSDGAAIEMRDTDDEDLERAAANLGINLSRNESATVDDLAN from the coding sequence TTGGCACTCGACCGCCAGTCCACCTCAACCATCCCCGGCGCGCCGAGGCGCGCGTCGTTCGCAAAGATCAGTGAGCCACTGGAGGTACCGGGACTTCTCGACCTCCAGCTCGATTCCTTCGAGTGGCTCGTCGGCTCCCCCGAGTGGCGTGCGAAGGCAATCGCCCGGGGCGACGACAACCCGACAGGTGGCCTCGAGGACATCCTGCACGAACTGTCCCCCATCGAGGACTTCTCCGGCTCGATGTCGCTGTCTTTCTCCGACCCGCACTTCGACGAGGTCAAGGCCTCCGTCGAGGAGTGCAAGGACAAGGACATGACCTACGCGGCGCCGCTGTTCGTCACCGCGGAGTTCATCAACAACAACACCGGTGAGATCAAGTCGCAGACCGTCTTCATGGGCGACTTCCCGATCATGACCGACAAGGGCAGCTTCATCATCAACGGCACCGAGCGTGTCGTGGTGAGCCAGCTCGTCCGTAGTCCCGGCGTCTACTTCGACTCCAACATCGACAAGACCACCGAGAAGACCCTGCACACCGTCAAGGTCATCCCGGGTCGCGGTGCGTGGCTGGAGTTCGACGTCGACAAGCGCGACACCGTCGGCGTGCGTATCGACCGCAAGCGCCGTCAGCCGGTCACCGTGCTGCTCAAGGCCCTCGGCTGGACGAACGAGGAGATCACCGAGCGTTTCGGTTTCTCCGAGATCATGATGTCGACCCTGGAGAAGGACAACACCGCCAACCAGGACGAGGCGCTCCTCGAGGTCTACCGCAAGCTGCGCCCGGGCGAGCCGCCGACCAAGGAGTCCGCGGAGAACCTGCTGGAGAACCTGTTCTTCAAGGAGAAGCGCTACGACCTCGCCCGCGTCGGCCGCTACAAGGTCAACAAGAAGCTCGGTCTGACCGCCAACCCGATGGTCGGCGATTCGGTGCTCACCCGTGAGGACATCGTCGCGACCGTCGAATACCTGGTGCGACTGCACGAGGCCGATCCGCACGTGACCTCGTACATGACCGTCCCCGGCGGCGTCGAGGTGCCGGTCGAGGTGGACGACATCGACCACTTCGGCAACCGTCGTCTGCGTACCGTCGGCGAGCTCATCCAGAACCAGATCCGGGTGGGTCTGTCGCGGATGGAGCGCGTCGTGCGTGAGCGGATGACCACGCAGGACGTCGAGGCGATCACCCCGCAGACCCTGATCAACATCCGTCCCGTCGTGGCGGCGATCAAGGAGTTCTTCGGCACCAGCCAGCTGTCGCAGTTCATGGACCAGAACAACCCGCTGTCGGGTCTGACCCACAAGCGTCGCCTGTCGGCGCTGGGCCCCGGCGGTCTGTCCCGTGAGCGCGCCGGCCTCGAGGTGCGCGACGTCCACCCGTCGCACTACGGCCGTATGTGCCCGATCGAGACCCCGGAAGGCCCGAACATCGGCCTGATCGGTTCGCTGTCGGTGTACGCGCGGGTCAACCCGTTCGGCTTCATCGAGACCCCGTACCGCAAGGTGGTCGAGGGTGTCGTCACCGACGACGTCCAGTACCTGACCGCCGACGAGGAGGACCGCTACCTCGTCGCCCAGGCGAACACCAACTACGCCCTCGACGGTCGTATCACCGACGATCGCGTGCTGGTGCGTAAGAAGGGCTCCGAGGTCGAGTTCGTCGGCGCGAACGAGGTCGATTACCTCGACGTCTCGCCGCGCCAGATGGTGTCGGTCGCGACCGCGATGATCCCGTTCCTCGAGCACGACGACGCCAACCGCGCCCTGATGGGTGCGAACATGCAGCGTCAGGCCGTGCCGCTGGTGCGCAACGAGTCGCCGCTGGTCGGTACCGGCATGGAGCTGCGTGCCGCCGTCGACGCCGGTGACGTGGTCGTGTCCGGCAAGACCGGTGTGGTGGAGGAGGTCTCCGCCGACTACATCACCGTGATGGCCGACGACGGCACCCGCGACACCTACCGGATGCGCAAGTTCGCCCGCTCGAACCACGGCACGTGCGCCAACCAGCGCCCGATCGTGGACGAGGGCCAGCGCGTCGAGACCGGTCAGGTCCTCGCCGACGGTCCGTGCACCGAGAACGGTGAGATGGCCCTGGGCAAGAACCTGCTCGTGGCGATCATGCCGTGGGAGGGCCACAACTACGAGGACGCGATCATCCTGAGCCAGCGGCTCGTGGAGGAGGACGTGCTCACCTCGATCCACATCGAGGAGCACGAGATCGACGCCCGCGACACCAAGCTCGGTGCCGAGGAGATCACCCGGGACATCCCGAACGTCTCCGACGAGGTCCTCGCGGATCTCGACGAGCGCGGCATCGTGCGCATCGGTGCGGAGGTCCGCGACGGCGACATCCTGGTCGGCAAGGTCACCCCGAAGGGCGAGACCGAGCTGACCCCGGAAGAGCGTCTGCTGCGTGCCATCTTCGGTGAGAAGGCCCGCGAGGTGCGCGACACCTCGCTCAAGGTCCCGCACGGTGAGACCGGCAAGGTCATCGGCGTCCGCGTCTTCAGCCGCGACGACGACGACGATCTCGCACCCGGTGTCAACGAGCTGGTCCGCGTCTACGTGGCCCAGAAGCGCAAGATCCAGGACGGCGACAAGCTGGCCGGCCGCCACGGCAACAAGGGCGTCATCGGCAAGATCCTCCCCGCGGAGGACATGCCGTTCCTGCCCGATGGCACCCCGGTCGACATCATCCTGAACACCCACGGTGTGCCGCGTCGTATGAACATCGGCCAGATCCTGGAGACCCACCTCGGGTGGGTCGCCAAGGCCGGTTGGAACATCAACGTGGCCAGCGGTGTGCCGGACTGGGCGTCGAAGCTGCCCGAGGACATGTACTCGGCAGAGCCCAACACCAACACCGCGACCCCGGTGTTCGACGGTGCCCGCGAGGAGGAGCTGACCGGACTGCTGTCCTCGACGCTGCCGAACCGCGACGGCGACGTGATGGTGAACGGTGACGGCAAGGCGACGCTGTTCGACGGTCGTTCCGGCGAGCCGTTCCCGTACCCGGTCTCGGTCGGCTACATGTACATCATCAAGCTGCACCACCTGGTCGACGACAAGATCCACGCGCGTTCGACCGGGCCGTACTCGATGATCACGCAGCAGCCGCTCGGTGGTAAGGCGCAGTTCGGTGGTCAGCGCTTCGGTGAGATGGAGTGCTGGGCCATGCAGGCCTACGGCGCCGCCTACACCCTGCAGGAGTTGCTCACCATCAAGTCGGACGACGTGGTCGGCCGCGTGAAGGTGTACGAGGCGATCGTCAAGGGCGAGAACATCCCCGAGCCGGGTATCCCGGAGTCGTTCAAGGTTCTCCTCAAGGAACTGCAGTCGCTCTGTCTCAACGTCGAGGTGCTCAGCTCGGATGGCGCAGCCATCGAGATGCGCGACACCGACGACGAGGATCTCGAGCGTGCTGCGGCGAATCTGGGGATCAACCTGTCGCGGAACGAGTCCGCGACGGTCGACGACCTCGCCAACTGA